The Mustela nigripes isolate SB6536 chromosome 8, MUSNIG.SB6536, whole genome shotgun sequence DNA segment ttcaaattttattctttgttaaacATTCTGGCTCACAGAGTTGATCTCTCAACACCAGCCATTATTTGCCCATCTTATAGgaggtttggggttttatttttgtcgttgttgtttcCCCCCTACCGTAGAGGTATCTTACTTCTCTAATAAGATTCAGGCCCCTAAAAGCAAGGGTAATGTTTTATGTCTTGTTCTTCCCCAGCTGCCATCCCGTTGTCTGCTTCGCTGGACATGAAATTAGAAGTTTCGCTGGGATAGAAAAGAATCCTCCCTCAGAAAAGCATTCCACCCCTTCACATTTGTTCCTAAAACATTCTCATCTCCGCTCTCTGATCCATAGTTCCCCAAGTGGTTGAATCATCTGAATCCCTCAGAAAACTTCCAGAACTCAGTTTCCTGggccttcctccagccctgctGAATCAGTCTCTGTGGTTTGAGCCAGGAAATCTGCTTTACAAACTTCCCAAGTGGTTTTGGAAGTGGAGCCAGGTTTGGCAGCCAACTGCTCTAAATCCCCatttacgattttttttttttcatggctttttccctctGACAGCATCTCTAAAGGTCTTCAGCTTATGTCAGTTATTAAAATTGACCATTCTGAGACTCCTTCGGAAATACTCGGTGTGCTATTCTAACTACAGTCCTGGCTGacatgggaaggaagaaggaccACAAGAGAAGGACCAAAGGCATTGACTTTGGTTGCCAGTGGCTCTGTGTTCATAGCAGAAAATACTGAAACCAATACCTTCATGCTGACTGGGCAGGTCATTGATGTGTTTTTCATGTTTGGCTGGACAGGGAGGCAAAGGTTAACCGAGTACCCAGTTACAAACGTTCACCGGCTCTAACTCCTCTGGTTCTCAGATCAGCTGTACAATGTAGGTGGCATTGTACATATTCCATTTTTTACATATGGAAAAGTTGAGGCTTTGGGAAGTTAGTAAGTTGCCCCAAGTCGTGGAAGTTGCTGACTGTCAGATTCTGCATTCAAATACCAGTCTGATTGCCAAGACCAGCTTTGGAAAGGTAAGAGGACCAAGTGTGCCAACCTGTTCTTTTTAACTCTGCCAGGCCAAGCGGGCAGTGCAGCGAGGAGCCACTGCGGTCATCTTTGATGTGTCAGAAAACCCAGAAGCTATCGATCAGGTAAACTCCATGGGCCACGGGGCATGGCTATCTCCGTGAGAGAGGCTCTTTTAGTTAGCTAGGCTTGTCGCGGGGGCATCCCCCTCACTTCAGGGCTCCGCACTTGTCTGTTGACACTAGAGACCCGTGTTTAGACGTCATTCCTACTTGGAGGAGAGGGTATTGAGTAGGCGTGAAGAGCCAGGAAGTTGGTGGTTGGGGGGCATTTTCAGAGACCCTTCCATCCTGCCCAGTCCATCCTAAAAGCATCATTCTGCGCCTTGTCCTTCAGAAGCTCCAAGGCTGTAACGCTTGAAGTCTTTGAGGATTTTCAAACAGtttttactgttcttttccttcaacctttctccctctcttgcttcttAAAGCAAGAGCGTCTTTTAACTAGACCTGTGTCTTCTTCCTCAGCTAAACCAGGGCTCAGAAGACCCGCTCAAGAGGCCAGTGGTGTACGTGAAGGGTGCAGATGCCATCAAGTTGATGAACATTGTCAACAAGCAGAAAGTAGCTCGAGCAAGGATTCAGCACCGCCCCCCTCGAGTGAGCCTCCATCGGCCACGGCCAGCCTCGCCCTGtgccctctctgctgctccccgaGCCTTAATTCCCTTTGGGCTTCCGGCTTTTGTTGCAGTCTTCTTTCCGTGTAAAATGCTAATGCAGCCTAGGTTCCTACAGTTTAGATCAGACTTGAGGTTGGAGGCCAAGGAGAAATATTACTCCTGTTtctttattagtattattttttaggattttatttatttgagagagagtgcgagcgAGCGTGCACACACGGGAGGTgggggtcagagagggagagagaggctcaagcagactctgtacagAGCCCTTAGCCCCACGCGGAGCTCAGCGTCcccacctgagatcatgacctgagccaaaatcaagagtcagacgtttaaccgactgagcctgccACGAACTCCCCCCACAACACGTGTTCCTTTAGAGAGGATTCGAGAAGACCTTCCAGGAATAGATTTTGTGCTAAAGAGTCTCTGGTATCTTCCGCCCGGCACTCCCTCTTGGTAGCTtctgtccttctttctcttccattccaCCTCCCCCTGAAAgtctggggaggagagaaggaaggagtccCTAGGTTCCTGTGTCCCCCTCCTTCCATTTGGCCCAGACTAGAGAAAAATGCTGGTAGTGTAGTTCTTTCTTCCCAGAAGGCAAATTGCATTATTAAAAAGCCCTAACTTGTATTTGAGTCTGGAGCACTTAGCTTTCAACTGGGATTGAAGTTTATGCCTTCTAGGCGGTTGTTGAATAGCACGGTGGCTTCTCTGGAGCGTGTCGAAGGGACACTGCTGCCCAGTGACTCTTAAAAGGCATCTTCTGCCCAAACCTCAGGCTGAAGGTTCTGGGAACCTGGGACAGGATATAGagagatacatacatacacacacatacatatatatggtttaTTTCCATATCACAAATATTCACGTATAGGGTGACTCTTTGTACACACAAAGCATCTAGATACCCATAGCATTCAATTAGCAAAACTCTAATCCTCTTGGCTAACTGCATGTCCTAGACAAGGTGGCTTCAAGGTTTCTGGAAGCAGTGTGCCCTGGGGAAAAGGTAAGGACTCAAAGTGGAAGGGATTTGCAGAAGAACAGCCTTTGGTggcttctttttaaaggaaaaacgaGCCCTTTGCTGAATGTGACTCACTGTAGTGGAAGCTGATATTGTGGAAGCAGCATACAATTTTCTGAGTTGTTGTAAACCGTTAATTATATGGTTAGTAATCACTGTTCCCTCAAAACATGACACTCACTCCTTTGTCCCATAAATatgatatttgtgtttatttggaTGGGCCTCTCCTACTGGTTACGGCGAACTTTGCGCTCTTCCACGGGGAGCTGGGCATTCCAACAGGCGTGCTCTTGGCCGGGACTGGGCAGGCTGCCCCCGCCACACCAAGGGGGGCTGTCTGGGCCCGGGGAGCACAGCACGTGTGCAGGTTAGCAGAACCCCCAGGTGTTGCTTGCAAACAAGGGGAGAGACACACCTGAGTCACCCCAGTCGTATCCCAACCGGGGCTGACCTGACCCATGTGCCGATCCCCAGGCTGAAGAGACCTGTGACTCATCGGGTGTGTATTCTGTTCCAGCAACCCACAGAGTACTTCGACATGGGGATTTTCCTGGCGTTCTTCGTCGTGGTCTCCTTGGTCTGCCTCATCCTTCTCGTCAAAATCAAGCTGAAACAGCGGCGCAGTCAGGTAAGAGCCCCAAGCAGCCCATGAGCGCAGGTGCCCGCCACCCTGTCCCAGGTGGGAACTGGGGGATGGGGGCCTGCGGTCCACCGCCTGGTCCCAGCACACCGGGAGCAGCAGAGATGGAGCAAAATGAGAGCAAAGCTTATCACCCTGTGTCTTCTCTATTCCAGAAGGGCCAGAACCACAAAGGCCAAGCACTAGGAGGCTTCCAGCTGGGAGGTTTTCTCATGAAATGCCTAAGTGTTCACGCGGAGCCCTAGAGCCTTGCTCCTAAGATAGAATCTGGGCACCAGCAGCATCCCCTGGGAGCTTGgcagaaatgcagactctcaggccgtaccccagacctgctgagctggaagctgCATCTTCCAAGCCCTCCAGACGATTCCCAATGAACAGAGTAGCCACTTTCCTGCTCCACCCGACACATCACCATGCTTGTAGAAAGGCAGGATTTGGGGGCAGAGGTTGATGGAGAGGATAAGTGGGAATCTAGACCATCCCGTGTGTAGTGTGACCTCTCAGGAAAGACAGTGGATGCTGGCAGACAGTCTGTGCGAGACTCACCGACTACTCACCAAGCGAGAGTGGTCATTAGCCCAACATAACAGTGGGTGTGTTTGCCCAGCAATTGCCTCATTTGCCCTCGGAACTTTCTTCAGTGTAAAGAGGGGGAACCCGAGGCATCGAGCAGGTGAATTACTCTTGCAGAGTTGACCAACTAACTGAAGTCGACCTCTGCTGGGTCTACCACTTGGCAGAAGCCTGGGTTCAAGCCGCTGACCCTCAGGAGTCTGGAAGTCCCATGTCACGGCAGTGTGAATTTTTAGCACCCGCTCAGAAGCCTGTAGCGTTGTGCCCGTCCCCGGGCACTGGGTGCCATGGCTCCAGGGGTGACTACCACTGTTAGTACATCCCAGACCCTAACACGGTCTCTTCCGCCACACAGAATTCCATGAACAGGCTGGCTGTGCAGGCTCTGGAGAAGATGGAAACCAGGAAGTTCAACTCCAAGAGCAAGGGGCGCCGGGAGGGGAGCTGTGGGGCGCTGGACACACTCAGCAGCAGCTCGACGTCCGACTGCGCCATCTGCCTGGAGAAGTATATCGACGGAGAGGTAAGCACAGAGGCAGGGTCCATCCTGACTGGGGACAAGGTAGATAGGTCAGCAGAGGCGAACACAGCCTGGAAGGATGGGGCCCTAGGTCTTTGCCCACAGCTTTGCGGGAGCAGAAGGGTGATGGCTAGGCCCCAGGGGCGTGGCCGGAGGCATCCTAATTGCTCTTCACCCTGGGAAATGGGTGGCCACAACTCAGATACACTCTCTCCAGAAGGCCCAGCTTCCACCCATGGCATTTCAGAAGTTGATCAGAAACATATGGTAGGCCAGAAAAGGTCTGGTGTTAAGAACATTGACACCTATTGACTTAATTTTAGAATCACTCTTCTGAAAGCAGACACTGACTCAAAACAAACCTCTCTGTGCAAAGCTGCGTGGAACACTGGCTGTTTTTACTTGGGAGGCAAGGGGATGTGATggcccccctttttttcctagcctttttttttttaaagatttttacttatctatttgacagagagagacactgagagagggaacacaagcagggggagtgggagagggagaagcaggcctcccacagagcggggagcccgatgtgaggcttgatcccaggatcctgggatcatgacctgagccaaatgcagacgcttaacgactgagccacccaggcgccccttcttctaACTTTTTATCCTGAAAATGTCAGACCTTCCGGAAAGCTGCAGGAGTCCTACAGTGAATGATGTGTCATTTGCCCGCAGTCACCCTTTGCTAGCATCGTGCCATGCTTGCTTAATCTCCTCACAGGCAGAGGCGTGCATCCACACACATTTTGGGGAATGGGGAGCAAACTACTTCAGAATCAGCTGCAGGCATCCGATGTATTCCGTTCCCGTGTAGCCTGTGGGGTGAAAATGAGTTTTTGCAAAGGACTTGAAATTAAGAGTCTTGAATACCTTTAGGTTCAGACTTCCCATATTCTAGTCCTGGCCCAGGCAGGTTctagctttgtgatcttgggcagtGATTTCATTCTCTGTGCCCACACTTGGGACATGGGCCCAAGAGTGACACGGGCTTCAGGTGATCATGGAGCTTTCATGAGAAAATACAGGTAGAACTCTCCCACGGTCAGGAACAACGTTAGGTATTAGGTTGAGTGTTATTCTGTTGAGCTGGTCAGAGCATGAAATAGCAGAGTCACGTTCGCAAACTTGGGTGAGGGGTACTTTGGCTCAGGAACTCCATAGCTAGTTATGCCTCAGAAAACCCCATCACCTTCTTTCTACATAGGCTGCTATGTTATAAACCATGTTCTCTTGGGTGAGTACTCAGGGTCCAGCAAAGGAGAGCTCTGCCCCTTTGCTGCTGCACCTGTCAATTCCAAGTCCTGGGCACCTTCCTTTCTATTGACCCCCAGTTGGAGGGCCCGGAGGGAGCCACCATCCCCAGAGATGCATAAGGTCTTGGGGGCCCGGGGCTGCAGAAGCCATTGGCTTTGGTCTTCCCTCATGTATGGCATGAATATGAATGCCCTCCTTGGGAAACAGGAAAGGACCCCGCTTCGGTGTGCTCCCTTCCTGAACGCTGAGGACTGTGGATGGGGCTTCCTCCTAGAAGCCAGACATGGGTGCTGACTCTGGGGCATGGTGTCCACCTGCAGCTAGAGACAGGGATGGGCCTGAAGAGGAAGCCTTTGGTACTGGCTTCTCGGGCCATGCTGGACTCCTCAAAAGGAAGCACGCATGGGGCTGAAGGCAGGACTGCTGTCCACCCGGGCCCCGCCTTCAGGCTGCgtgtcctctctcccttcccaggagCTGCGGGTTATCCCCTGTACTCACCGCTTTCACAGGAAGTGCGTGGACCCGTGGCTGCTGCAGCACCACACCTGCCCCCACTGTCGGCACAACATCATAGGTAATTGTCACCGTCTCCCCCTTCTTGTGGCACAGTCGCTTTCCCTACCAagtgctcagcaggagtctggcATGTGCTATAGACAGTTAATGAGCATTGCCCTCCAGACCTGGAGGAGGGCCCAGGGTAGTGGAGCTCACCTGGCCCCAAGCCCCAGGAGAGCTTGACCTGAAGAATCGCCCCAAGTTCACATTTTGGCTTTCACATGAGCCAGCTTCCTGACCTTGAGCAAAGCTGCTGGCCTCTGCGGGCCCGAGGCCCATAGTCTCTCCAGCAGGAAATGTAGTGATGGCACTCCCATGCCCAGTACCCTGGTGCTGTTTCCGTGCCACAGGAGGTGAGCATGAGGGTCGTGGTATTGCTCCTGCCCCCCGGTGATAGCAGCATACCAGGCCTAGAGTGCAGGCTGTGCTCAGGATAGCTGTTGTCCCCGAGAGGGAAAGTGCCTTTTGTCTTGGTGTCTTTGTGGCTGTCTGCATGCTCTGTGAGCATCTTTCTCATTCCGAGCCAAGGGCAGGCGGGAGAGGGGCCCTTCCAGGTGTGACCATCCTGCAGACGGGGGCGTGGGCCAGCCTCTGCCTGTGTGGCCAGGTCTGGAGACAGCCGGCAGGGGCCCGAGTCCTGACCCCAGCCACGTGGGTGTGGGACTGAGCCCACTGCCTCGTGCCCCGCCCTCACTGATCCCTCCGGCCTGTGGCACAAGAGTCCCCGGCCCCACTGACTTTTTGTCCCCTGCCTTTCCTCAGAGCAAAAGGGCAACCCGACTGCCGTGTGCGTGGAGACCAGCAGCCTCGCACGCGGCCGGCAGCAGAGGGTGATCCTGCCGGTGCACTACCCCGGCCGCGTGCACAGGACCAACGGCATCCCGGCCTACCCCACCCGCACGAGCATGGACTCCCACGGGAATCCCGTCACGCTGCTGACCATGGACCGGCACGGGGAGCAGAACCTCTACTCCCCACAAACCCCCACCTACATCCGTGGCTACCCACCCCTCCACCTggaccccagcctggcccctcaCCGCTGTGGCCTGGAGCACCGGGCCTactccccagcccaccccttcCGCAGGCCCAAGTTCAGCGGCCGCGGCTTCTCCAAGGCAGCTTGCTTCTCTCAGTATGAGACCATGTACCAGCACTACTACTTCCGGGGCCTCAGCTACCCGGAGCAGGAGGGCCAGGCGCCGGCTGGCCTCGCACCCCGGGGCCCAGCCCGTGCCTTTGCGGCTAGCAGCGGGAGCAGCCTGCTCTTCCCCACCATGGTGCACATGGCCCCGCCATCGCACCTGGAGAGCGGCAGCACGTCCAGCTTCAGCTGCTACCACGGCCACCGCTCGGTGTGCAGCGGCTACCTGGCCGACGGCCCGGGCAgtgacagcagcagcagcagcagcagcagcagcagcagctccggCCAGTTTCACTGCTCCTCCAGCGACTCGGTGGTGGACTGCACTGAGGTCAGCAACCAGGGTGTGTACGGGAGCTGCTCCACCTTCCGCAGCTCCCTCAGCAGCGACTACGACCCCTTCATCTACCGCAGCCGGAGCCCCTGCCGTGCCAGCGAGGTGGGGGCCGTGGGCGGCTCGGCCCGGGGGCCAATGCTGGGCCTCGAGGGCTCCCCGCCACCTGAGGACCTCTCGGTGGCCCACAGTCAAGGTGCTGGGCGAGCAGAGCCTTGGCCCGGCCCTTCCTCACCCTCGGGGGATCAGCTGTCCACCTGCAGCCTGGAGATGAACTACAGCAGCAACTCCTCCCTGGAGCCCAGGGGGCCCGCTAGCTCTACCTCAGAAGTGGGGCTTGAGGCTTCTCCTGGGGCGGCCCCAGACCTCAGGAGGACCTGGAAGGGGACCCACGAGGGGCTGTCATGTGCCTGCTGCTGTGAGCCCCAGCCCTCCGCCCTGGAGCCCAGCGGTGGAGTGGCCGGGGGCAGCACATTGTTCCTGGGCCCCCCGCTCTGTGAGGCCTGTGGCCCCACGGGCAGAGAGGTGCAGCCGGGAAGCTCCCAGGGCCTGTACAGCCTTCACCCGGACCATTTGCCCAGGACAGATGGGGTGAAATACGAGGGCCTTCCCTGCTGCTTCTATGAAGAGAAGCAGGTGGCCCGTGGCAGCGGCGGGGGCCGCACCTGCTGCGTGGAGGACTGCTCGGTCAGTGTGCAGTACACGCTCGCCCAGGAGCCCCCACCCGGCTGccccccaggagcctgggacctgAGCCAGCGCATCCCCATCATTCCGGAGGATGTGGACTCTAACTTAGGCCTGCCCTCGGACTGCCAAGGGACCCATGGCCTCGGCCCCTGGGGTGGGACACTGGGCCCGGATGCCCTGCGACCCCACTGCATCCTAGGAGCCACCCAGGAAGACGAGCCGATTATGTGCCACCAGGCCAGGGCTCCACTCTCGCCCAGCTGCCCTCCGGAGTGTGCAGAAGCCCCCGGGGCCACCTTCCCTGGTGCCCCCCAGGACACTCAGGAGTCCAGCGCCACCGCCCCTGAGGCTGCAGGTGAGAGTAGGAGGGGGCCGGAGGTCAGAGTCGGGGGTCCTCCTCTTTCCGCTGCTTGTTTTCTAAGTGACTTCTCTGTGCCCTTGACCTCAGAGGCCGTCTGTACCTGATGACTTCCAAAGTAGTTTGTGCCCACCCCGGCCCTCCTCTGCGTTCCAGACCCATTAGGCCTCCTGTTCCCCTGGTCCTCACAAGCATCCCGCCCAGTCTTGTCCACTGCTGCCCTCTCAAACTCCTCCCTCTTCATGCCCCCCCCTTCCTCCAGACTCCCCACCCAGATGCTTGGGGCCCAAACCCACACTCTCCCAGAGCACCCCCTGCCCTCCATACTCCAGTGTCCTGGGCTTCTCAGCCTGCTGTGGGGACCCTGTGGGCTGGTttttcaccaccaccccccacccccttcagaaAATCAAATCCCCAGAAAAGTGAAGCTTAGCAAAGGACGTGCAGAATCCAACTCCAGGATTTTCATTCCATTCAGCAGACCTCATCAAGTTGCTATAAAGTTTCCAAACATTTTGTGTCAGTCATAAACAATCCAGCACCTTAGAGTAGCACCACGACACGTTCTCCTTCCAAAGCACATCCctaatttctctcttctgtgtccCCGCCTGCCGTCTCCTCAGTAGGCCCGTCTCCTCTCTCTGCGGCCAAAGCTGTGGCCTAACTGGTCTCTCACTGCTCTTGGCCTTCTGTTCTGCATGGGAGCCATGTGGGTCTTTTTTGAAATGTGTCTTTACACTGGAAAACCCTTCAATGACTTGCCACTacctctaaattttaaaaaggtgaactCCTCACCACATTCTGTATGATCTGCCCCTCAGGCCACCACCCGCTTCACTCAATCTCCTTGCCCCTTGAACTTTCTGTGGCCTCTGACCTGCTTCCTCAACAAGCCAAGTTCATCCCAGCTTCCACACTTCTCAGCTGCTTCTCCAGATCTTGGCTGAAATCGTGCCCTCCACCCTCCAGGGTCACTGTCACAGGCCTTGTTCACTTCCCAGGCTAACGCAGTCTGAGGTTACTTTGTTCTGAGGTCTGTGGGCTCTGGGAAggggttttctcttcttcccagtgCCTGCAGCAGTGCCTGATGGCGCATGTTATAAGTTCATGCTACCTAAGAGCTTCCAGAAGTCTCTGCCCATCCAGATGAGGGAGACTGGCTGTCTGGGAGGCACCCGTGCCTTCCTGCCTTTGCCGTATACACGGTCCGTCTGGTGTTCTGAGCTGTCGCTCCCTAAGAGCCTGTGACACCAGGGATGGGCACCCAAGTCCCCCACCTGGTCCCCTGTGTGTTGTGCCCAGGGTTTCCAGTGCCAGTTCTGTCCCCTTGATgatttatttgtatgtgtgtgtctctctctctaggACAGAGATCTCGCCCAGCAGACAGTGGCACAGGAGCCTGAGCTCAGAAGGAACTCTTACACGGAAATGGGGACTATATGGAGACTCCAAGCTCTGacttccttaaggaaaaaaaaaaaaaagattttttttttttagctttgacAAACACACAAAAGTGGTAATAAAGAGAGCCCTCCTTCTCAACCCAAAATGTGAGCCACCTGTGGCAaactgcctcccaccccccattaACAAACCAACAGACAAAATTCTCTGAGTCTTTTGCCTCTTTTGATAACATGGTATATTCTGTTTTGTAAAGTGTGTGTGCTTGGGGTCCCAAGGTGTGTGGGATTGAgttctctgctttgttttttaagatattatatgtaaatgtaaaaagttatttaaatatatattttaaagaacccTAATCGCCAacttttgctgaaaaaaaaaaaaaaaagaaatcactgctGCATTAATTGAACCATATCATGTGTAGATACTGTTGTCTCCCTGGAGGGAGCTCAGGCCTTTGAAAAGCTCAGGGCTACACCTGCCTTAGAAAATGAACCAGAAACTTGAAGTAAAGTTAGTTGATATGGGTACAAACTCTGAGGAACAATGCAAtgctgcctctttctttcttgtggCAAATCCCAACGTACAAAGTTTCGGGTCTTCTCAGAAGCCATGCCCTCTCCATCCCACACCTGTAGGCAGCTGACGGGAACAGCTAGGGATAGGGCGGAAGGTCTGCAGCTCTGAGGAGCTGGTACAGGCCATCACTACGCCAGCCCCAGGGTGACAGGGACAGTTCAGCCCAGTGTTCTTCGGTCTGTCCCTTTGGGTCATTGTCTTAGGTCAGAGGACAAGAGTTCCCAATCCTGAACTCGGGCTTCCTGCCCCTGGCTGCAGAAATGGTTTGAAG contains these protein-coding regions:
- the ZNRF3 gene encoding E3 ubiquitin-protein ligase ZNRF3, which gives rise to MHPLGLCNNNDEEDLYEYGWVGVVKLEQPELDPKPCLTVLGKAKRAVQRGATAVIFDVSENPEAIDQLNQGSEDPLKRPVVYVKGADAIKLMNIVNKQKVARARIQHRPPRQPTEYFDMGIFLAFFVVVSLVCLILLVKIKLKQRRSQNSMNRLAVQALEKMETRKFNSKSKGRREGSCGALDTLSSSSTSDCAICLEKYIDGEELRVIPCTHRFHRKCVDPWLLQHHTCPHCRHNIIEQKGNPTAVCVETSSLARGRQQRVILPVHYPGRVHRTNGIPAYPTRTSMDSHGNPVTLLTMDRHGEQNLYSPQTPTYIRGYPPLHLDPSLAPHRCGLEHRAYSPAHPFRRPKFSGRGFSKAACFSQYETMYQHYYFRGLSYPEQEGQAPAGLAPRGPARAFAASSGSSLLFPTMVHMAPPSHLESGSTSSFSCYHGHRSVCSGYLADGPGSDSSSSSSSSSSSSGQFHCSSSDSVVDCTEVSNQGVYGSCSTFRSSLSSDYDPFIYRSRSPCRASEVGAVGGSARGPMLGLEGSPPPEDLSVAHSQGAGRAEPWPGPSSPSGDQLSTCSLEMNYSSNSSLEPRGPASSTSEVGLEASPGAAPDLRRTWKGTHEGLSCACCCEPQPSALEPSGGVAGGSTLFLGPPLCEACGPTGREVQPGSSQGLYSLHPDHLPRTDGVKYEGLPCCFYEEKQVARGSGGGRTCCVEDCSVSVQYTLAQEPPPGCPPGAWDLSQRIPIIPEDVDSNLGLPSDCQGTHGLGPWGGTLGPDALRPHCILGATQEDEPIMCHQARAPLSPSCPPECAEAPGATFPGAPQDTQESSATAPEAAGQRSRPADSGTGA